A genome region from Streptomyces pratensis includes the following:
- a CDS encoding STM4015 family protein — MSDADRLHELLGLPAVDFQRETEGSARPTADAAAWRISVDPFAPDEREFSWEEEFGAFLEAVDPSGVEALIIGQWGEAYEEASDYPIELVVAAADRLTSLRAVFVGDLVVEEAEISWIQQSDVTALLTAFPDLTHLGVRGGTDLTFPPVKHESLRGLVVESGGLPAEALRGILDSELPALERLELWLGVSAYGGDAVVPDLAPLLSGTRFPRLRHLGLRNSELQNEIAAAIGSAPVVAQLRTLDLSNGTLGDEGAAALLEGQPLTHLTSLDLHHHFLTEPMERRLSEALEPHGVSVDLSERCEPWDGLGPEGRYTAVAE, encoded by the coding sequence GGTTCGGCCCGCCCCACGGCCGATGCCGCGGCCTGGCGCATCAGCGTCGACCCGTTCGCCCCGGACGAGAGGGAGTTCAGCTGGGAGGAGGAGTTCGGCGCCTTCCTCGAGGCCGTCGACCCGTCAGGTGTCGAGGCCCTGATCATCGGGCAGTGGGGCGAGGCGTACGAGGAGGCCTCCGACTACCCCATCGAGCTCGTCGTCGCAGCAGCCGACCGGCTCACCTCGCTGAGGGCGGTCTTCGTCGGGGACCTGGTGGTGGAGGAGGCCGAGATCTCGTGGATCCAGCAGTCCGACGTCACCGCTCTGCTCACCGCCTTCCCTGACCTGACCCATCTCGGCGTACGCGGCGGCACTGACCTGACGTTCCCGCCCGTCAAGCACGAGTCGCTGCGGGGCCTCGTCGTCGAGAGCGGGGGGCTGCCCGCCGAAGCGCTGCGCGGAATACTCGACAGCGAACTGCCGGCGCTGGAACGTCTGGAGCTCTGGCTCGGGGTCTCGGCGTACGGAGGCGATGCGGTCGTGCCGGATCTGGCGCCGCTGCTCTCCGGTACCCGCTTCCCCCGGCTGCGCCACCTGGGCCTGCGCAACAGCGAGTTGCAGAACGAGATCGCCGCCGCTATCGGTTCGGCGCCGGTCGTCGCACAGCTCCGCACACTCGACCTGTCGAACGGCACGCTGGGCGACGAGGGCGCGGCCGCGCTGCTCGAGGGCCAGCCCCTCACCCATCTCACCTCGCTCGACCTGCACCACCACTTCCTGACCGAGCCGATGGAGCGGCGCCTCTCCGAGGCCCTGGAACCGCACGGTGTGTCGGTCGACCTGTCGGAGCGCTGCGAGCCGTGGGACGGCCTCGGCCCCGAGGGCCGCTACACCGCGGTCGCGGAGTGA